A genomic region of Micromonospora sp. NBC_01796 contains the following coding sequences:
- a CDS encoding winged helix-turn-helix transcriptional regulator, protein MTSTSSRSYGDPSGVARSLDVVGERWGLLVVRDLLPGPKEFPALLAGLPGISPNVLSKRLRELVEFEVVRFRDLGAPDRVRIYELTDWGRELEPALRALEQWGQRAPMPPTTERW, encoded by the coding sequence GTGACCAGTACCAGTAGTCGTAGTTATGGAGATCCGTCCGGTGTCGCCCGGAGTCTCGACGTCGTGGGTGAGCGCTGGGGACTGCTGGTGGTACGCGACCTGCTGCCCGGCCCGAAGGAGTTTCCCGCGCTCCTCGCCGGCCTGCCCGGAATCAGCCCGAACGTGCTGAGCAAGCGCCTGCGCGAGCTGGTCGAGTTCGAGGTGGTCCGCTTCCGCGACCTCGGCGCCCCCGACCGCGTACGGATCTACGAGCTGACCGACTGGGGACGCGAGTTGGAGCCCGCCCTGCGCGCCCTGGAACAGTGGGGGCAGCGCGCACCGATGCCGCCCACCACCGAACGCTGGTAA
- a CDS encoding helix-turn-helix domain-containing protein encodes MATKPVPTADLIRAQLRRIRTAAGMSQEEFGKRAHYSASLVSSVEVGQRPLDETYLARADQVLQTEGLFVAMLELAKRDGEPTWFRPWLDAERSALQLRCFEPNLIPGLLQTPDYARVVIRGDVRLSEDEVDKLVAARIERQAILVQEHPPQLTVVVDQSALQRFGGGFEKIMAEQLMHLVACAERPNVSVHVMPATVGLHIGLTGPFILARSADGGWVGYLDNQVGGDVADRTEDVETLLSRWESVRNDALPRQQSLDLIKEIVEPWI; translated from the coding sequence GTGGCGACCAAACCCGTACCCACGGCGGACCTGATTCGGGCACAGTTACGGCGAATCCGAACCGCCGCCGGAATGAGTCAGGAGGAGTTCGGCAAGCGAGCCCACTACTCGGCCTCGCTGGTGTCCTCCGTGGAGGTCGGCCAGCGACCCCTGGACGAGACCTACCTGGCCCGAGCCGACCAGGTCCTCCAGACCGAGGGCCTGTTCGTCGCCATGCTGGAGCTGGCCAAGCGCGACGGCGAACCCACCTGGTTCCGCCCCTGGTTGGATGCCGAACGCAGCGCCCTCCAACTTCGGTGCTTCGAACCGAATCTGATCCCAGGACTGCTCCAGACGCCGGACTACGCCCGCGTGGTCATCCGAGGGGATGTCCGCCTCAGCGAGGACGAGGTCGACAAGTTGGTGGCCGCTCGAATCGAACGGCAGGCCATCCTGGTCCAGGAGCACCCGCCGCAGCTCACCGTCGTGGTTGACCAGTCGGCGCTACAGCGCTTCGGGGGCGGGTTCGAGAAGATCATGGCGGAGCAGCTCATGCACCTCGTCGCTTGCGCCGAACGCCCGAACGTCAGCGTGCATGTCATGCCCGCCACCGTTGGCCTGCACATCGGGCTGACCGGCCCGTTCATCCTCGCCCGCTCGGCGGACGGCGGATGGGTCGGATATCTGGACAATCAGGTCGGTGGGGATGTGGCGGACCGCACCGAGGACGTGGAAACCCTGCTGTCGAGGTGGGAGAGTGTGCGTAACGACGCCCTCCCACGGCAGCAGTCGCTAGACCTGATCAAGGAGATAGTTGAGCCATGGATCTGA
- a CDS encoding DUF397 domain-containing protein, whose protein sequence is MDLTGTRWRKSTRSGAQGGNCVEVADNLPGRVFVRDTKDRDGGTLAFGPVAWRAFVSDVARRP, encoded by the coding sequence ATGGATCTGACCGGCACCCGTTGGCGTAAGTCCACCCGAAGCGGCGCCCAGGGCGGCAACTGTGTCGAGGTGGCGGACAACCTGCCGGGCAGGGTGTTCGTGCGGGACACCAAGGACCGTGACGGTGGCACTCTGGCCTTCGGCCCGGTGGCCTGGCGCGCCTTTGTCTCGGACGTCGCCCGCCGCCCGTAA